One Diceros bicornis minor isolate mBicDic1 chromosome 11, mDicBic1.mat.cur, whole genome shotgun sequence genomic region harbors:
- the FGF17 gene encoding fibroblast growth factor 17 isoform X1, whose product MGATRLLPNLTLCLQLLILCCQTQGESHPSPNFNQYVRDQGAMTDQLSRRQIREYQLYSRTSGKHVQVTGRRISATAEDGNKFAKLIVETDTFGSRVRIKGAESEKYICMNKRGKLIGKPSGKSKDCVFTEIVLENNYTAFQNARHEGWFMAFTRQGRPRQASRSRQNQREAHFIKRLYQGQLPFPNHAERQKQFEFVGSAPTRRTKRTRRPQPVT is encoded by the exons ATGGGAGCCACCCGCCTGCTGCCCAACCTCACTCT GTGCTTGCAGCTTCTGATTCTCTGCTGTCAAACTCAG GGGGAGAGTCACCCGTCTCCTAATTTTAACCAGTACGTGAGGGACCAGGGTGCCATGACCGACCAGCTGAGCAGGCGGCAGATCCGTGAGTACCAGCTCTACAGCCGGACCAGTGGCAAACACGTGCAGGTCACCGGGCGTCGCATCTCCGCCACTGCTGAGGACGGCAACAAGTTTG CCAAGCTCATCGTGGAGACGGACACGTTTGGAAGCCGGGTGCGCATCAAGGGCGCCGAGAGCGAGAAATACATCTGCATGAACAAGAGGGGCAAGCTCATCGGGAAG CCCAGTGGGAAGAGCAAAGACTGCGTGTTCACTGAGATTGTGCTGGAGAACAACTACACGGCCTTCCAGAATGCCCGGCACGAGGGCTGGTTCATGGCCTTCACGCGACAGGGTCGGCCGCGCCAGGCCTCCCGCAGCCGCCAGAACCAGCGAGAGGCCCACTTCATCAAGCGTCTCTACCAGGGCCAGCTGCCCTTTCCCAACCACGCAGAGAGGCAGAAGCAGTTCGAGTTTGTGGGCTCGGCCCCCACCCGCCGGACCAAGCGCACTCGGAGGCCACAGCCCGTGACATAG
- the FGF17 gene encoding fibroblast growth factor 17 isoform X2 has translation MGATRLLPNLTLCLQLLILCCQTQYVRDQGAMTDQLSRRQIREYQLYSRTSGKHVQVTGRRISATAEDGNKFAKLIVETDTFGSRVRIKGAESEKYICMNKRGKLIGKPSGKSKDCVFTEIVLENNYTAFQNARHEGWFMAFTRQGRPRQASRSRQNQREAHFIKRLYQGQLPFPNHAERQKQFEFVGSAPTRRTKRTRRPQPVT, from the exons ATGGGAGCCACCCGCCTGCTGCCCAACCTCACTCT GTGCTTGCAGCTTCTGATTCTCTGCTGTCAAACTCAG TACGTGAGGGACCAGGGTGCCATGACCGACCAGCTGAGCAGGCGGCAGATCCGTGAGTACCAGCTCTACAGCCGGACCAGTGGCAAACACGTGCAGGTCACCGGGCGTCGCATCTCCGCCACTGCTGAGGACGGCAACAAGTTTG CCAAGCTCATCGTGGAGACGGACACGTTTGGAAGCCGGGTGCGCATCAAGGGCGCCGAGAGCGAGAAATACATCTGCATGAACAAGAGGGGCAAGCTCATCGGGAAG CCCAGTGGGAAGAGCAAAGACTGCGTGTTCACTGAGATTGTGCTGGAGAACAACTACACGGCCTTCCAGAATGCCCGGCACGAGGGCTGGTTCATGGCCTTCACGCGACAGGGTCGGCCGCGCCAGGCCTCCCGCAGCCGCCAGAACCAGCGAGAGGCCCACTTCATCAAGCGTCTCTACCAGGGCCAGCTGCCCTTTCCCAACCACGCAGAGAGGCAGAAGCAGTTCGAGTTTGTGGGCTCGGCCCCCACCCGCCGGACCAAGCGCACTCGGAGGCCACAGCCCGTGACATAG